A window of the Arachis duranensis cultivar V14167 chromosome 5, aradu.V14167.gnm2.J7QH, whole genome shotgun sequence genome harbors these coding sequences:
- the LOC107488871 gene encoding WAT1-related protein At3g28050 — protein MNVLDVHYHSSQFITFSNELMATRVGVSITAAMISVQFLEVGLNTLVKSANTNGMSNYVFILYSNLLALFFLLPSTFFFYRNAPPPPPIPTSVLSRILLLSCLSTTVQTLMYTGIGYSSPTLASAMVDLIPAFTFIIAIFSRMENLNMKRHSSYAKIIGTVVSIAGALIVTLYKGMPITLSGTSGSLPNKIGTNYLSAEANSNWILGGFLLATASFCLSILFVVQTWIIKDYPEEFVVTTTACGFVVVLSAIVALFAEHNKKAWILKPDMELVSIFYSAIFVVSIRSVVTTWACRKKGPVYVAMFNPLAMVVAIAMGITFLGDTLYLGSVIGAVAIAIGFYSVMWAMAQEENMVVKNNEFVPSSTAPLLPKKNTDCT, from the exons ATGAATGTCCTCGACGTTCATTATCACAGTTCACAGTTCATCACTTTCTCGAACGAATTAATGGCGACGCGAGTGGGAGTTAGCATAACCGCCGCAATGATCTCAGTTCAGTTCTTGGAGGTGGGATTGAACACTCTGGTGAAATCCGCCAATACCAATGGAATGAGCAACTATGTCTTCATTCTTTACTCCAACCTTCTCgcactcttcttccttctcccgTCCACTTTCTTCTTTTACAGAAATgcccctcctcctcctcctatcCCCACCTCTGTCCTCTCTAGAATTTTACTCCTTAGTTGTCTCAG TACTACAGTGCAGACCCTGATGTACACCGGTATTGGATACAGTTCTCCTACTCTGGCCTCTGCCATGGTGGATCTTATCCCTGCTTTCACTTTCATTATTGCCATTTTCTCCAG GATGGAAAATCTGAATATGAAACGACATAGCAGCTATGCAAAAATTATTGGGACAGTGGTTTCCATTGCAGGGGCATTAATCGTTACCTTATATAAAGGGATGCCAATAACATTAAGTGGTACTAGTGGTTCCTTGCCAAATAAAATTGGAACTAATTATCTCTCAGCAGAAGCAAACTCAAACTGGATTCTTGGTGGTTTTCTTCTTGCAACTGCTAGCTTTTGCCTTTCAATCTTGTTTGTTGTTCAG ACATGGATTATCAAGGATTATCCTGAAGAATTTGTAGTAACAACGACAGCTTGCGGTTTTGTTGTAGTCCTCTCCGCCATAGTAGCCTTGTTTGCAGAGCATAATAAAAAAGCTTGGATACTTAAGCCTGATATGGAATTGgtatccatattttattcg GCAATTTTTGTGGTATCAATACGAAGCGTGGTGACAACATGGGCATGCCGTAAGAAAGGGCCAGTGTATGTAGCCATGTTCAATCCTTTAGCAATGGTCGTTGCTATTGCTATGGGTATAACATTTCTTGGTGACACTCTTTATCTTGGAAG CGTGATTGGTGCTGTTGCAATAGCTATAGGATTCTATTCTGTGATGTGGGCAATGGCTCAAGAGGAAAATATGGTAGTAAAAAACAATGAATTTGTTCCATCTTCAACAGCACCTCTGTTGCCCAAAAAGAACACGGATTGTACATAA